One genomic window of Hymenobacter sp. J193 includes the following:
- a CDS encoding glycosyltransferase family 9 protein has translation MPAAPVRAVLLIQTAFIGDVILATALLERLHRTQPDTPVDFLVRKGNESLLQSHPHVRRVLVWDKKQDKYRGLWRLLRQIRQARYGRVVTLQRFASTGFLTALSGAPERVGFDKNPFAWGFTRAAPHVIGDGRHEVARNLALLEKEEFSSISSSLTRPRLYPTPADEAAAAQAAGRAQGRPYICLAPTSVWFTKQFPEEQWLKLLAALPAQYTVFLLGGPPDTEACAQLLARSPRPNVINLAGQLSLVASAALMRGAVLNYVNDSAPMHLCSAVDAPTCAVYCSTVPAFGFGPLSSFARVVEVPHALECRPCGLHGYQACPLGHFRCALDIQTTQLLAVLAEAEAVI, from the coding sequence ATGCCTGCTGCCCCTGTCCGCGCCGTTCTGCTGATTCAAACTGCCTTTATCGGCGACGTTATTCTGGCCACGGCTCTGCTGGAACGCCTCCACCGGACCCAGCCCGATACGCCCGTGGATTTTCTGGTTCGCAAGGGCAACGAAAGCCTGCTGCAGTCCCACCCGCACGTGCGCCGGGTGCTGGTGTGGGACAAAAAGCAGGACAAGTACCGGGGGCTCTGGCGCCTGCTGCGGCAGATCCGGCAGGCCCGCTACGGCCGGGTGGTCACACTGCAGCGGTTTGCTTCTACGGGTTTCCTCACGGCGTTGTCGGGCGCGCCCGAGCGGGTGGGCTTCGACAAAAACCCCTTTGCCTGGGGCTTCACCCGCGCCGCGCCCCACGTCATCGGCGACGGGCGCCACGAGGTAGCCCGCAACCTGGCGCTGCTGGAGAAGGAGGAATTTTCATCCATCAGTTCCTCATTAACCCGCCCCCGCCTCTACCCTACCCCAGCCGACGAAGCCGCGGCTGCTCAGGCCGCCGGCCGTGCCCAGGGCAGGCCATATATCTGCCTGGCGCCTACGTCGGTGTGGTTTACCAAGCAGTTTCCGGAGGAGCAATGGCTGAAGCTGCTGGCCGCGCTGCCCGCGCAGTACACGGTGTTTTTGCTGGGCGGCCCACCCGATACGGAGGCTTGCGCGCAGCTGCTGGCCCGCAGCCCGCGGCCCAACGTTATCAACCTCGCGGGCCAACTTTCCCTTGTGGCCTCGGCAGCGCTGATGCGCGGGGCCGTGCTCAACTACGTCAACGACTCGGCGCCCATGCATCTGTGCTCGGCGGTGGATGCGCCCACCTGCGCGGTGTACTGCTCCACGGTGCCGGCCTTCGGATTTGGGCCGCTTAGCTCGTTTGCGCGGGTGGTAGAGGTGCCGCACGCGCTGGAATGCCGCCCCTGCGGCCTGCACGGCTACCAGGCCTGCCCGCTCGGTCACTTCCGCTGTGCCCTCGACATTCAGACTACCCAACTGCTGGCCGTGCTGGCGGAGGCGGAAGCGGTGATTTAG
- a CDS encoding pitrilysin family protein: MSEYDLYELPNGIRVLHKQVLHTKIAHCGFLLDIGSRDEKPAQQGLAHFWEHMAFKGTEKRKSFHILNRLETVGGELNAYTTKEKICFYASLLSTHFERAFELLTDLTFHSVFPEKEIEKERGVILEEMAMYVDAPEDAIIDDFDAVVFGSHSLGHNILGTRESVSGFQQPDFRQFLQENVRTDRLVFSSVSNLPFKEVKRLADKYLAPLPARLGERPRVAFAGYQPLSRTEHKPITQAHCLIGGAAYAIEDERRIPFFLLNNLLGGPGMNSRLNLAVREKYGLVYTIGSTYSPYTDTGLFGIYFGTEKKQVNRTISLVQKELKLLRDKTLGTSQLHVAKEQLMGQLAMAEESNGGLMQLLAKSTLDLGRVEPLTEIFERIKRITAPELQGIAQDLLREDNLSVLQYLPE; encoded by the coding sequence ATGTCTGAATACGACCTGTACGAGCTGCCCAACGGCATCCGGGTTCTGCATAAACAAGTACTGCACACCAAAATTGCGCACTGCGGCTTTCTGCTCGACATCGGCTCCCGCGACGAAAAGCCGGCCCAGCAGGGCCTGGCCCACTTCTGGGAGCATATGGCCTTCAAAGGCACCGAGAAGCGCAAGAGCTTTCATATCCTGAACCGGCTCGAAACCGTGGGCGGGGAGTTGAACGCCTATACCACCAAGGAGAAAATCTGCTTTTACGCCTCTCTGCTCAGCACCCACTTCGAGCGGGCATTTGAGCTGCTGACGGACCTGACGTTTCACTCCGTATTCCCCGAAAAGGAAATCGAGAAGGAGCGCGGCGTGATTCTGGAGGAAATGGCCATGTACGTGGATGCCCCCGAGGACGCCATCATCGACGACTTCGACGCCGTGGTGTTTGGCAGCCATTCCCTGGGCCACAATATTCTGGGCACGCGGGAAAGCGTAAGTGGCTTCCAGCAGCCCGATTTCCGGCAGTTTCTGCAGGAAAACGTGCGCACCGACCGGCTCGTGTTCAGTTCCGTGAGCAACCTACCCTTCAAGGAAGTGAAGCGCCTGGCCGATAAGTACCTGGCCCCGCTGCCGGCCCGGCTGGGTGAGCGGCCCCGGGTGGCGTTTGCGGGCTACCAGCCGCTCTCCCGCACCGAGCACAAGCCCATTACCCAGGCTCACTGCCTGATTGGGGGCGCGGCCTACGCCATTGAGGACGAGCGGCGGATTCCGTTTTTCCTGCTCAACAACCTGCTGGGCGGCCCCGGCATGAACTCTCGCCTGAATCTGGCCGTGCGTGAGAAATACGGCCTGGTGTACACCATCGGCTCCACCTACTCGCCCTACACCGACACGGGACTGTTCGGCATCTACTTTGGCACGGAGAAAAAGCAGGTGAACCGCACCATATCCCTGGTGCAAAAGGAGCTGAAGCTGCTGCGCGACAAAACCCTGGGCACCTCCCAGCTGCACGTGGCCAAGGAGCAGCTGATGGGCCAGCTAGCCATGGCCGAGGAAAGCAACGGCGGCCTGATGCAGCTGCTGGCCAAAAGCACCCTTGACCTGGGCCGCGTGGAGCCCCTCACCGAAATCTTTGAGCGAATCAAGCGCATCACGGCCCCGGAGCTGCAGGGCATTGCCCAGGATCTGTTGCGCGAAGACAACCTGAGCGTGCTGCAGTACCTGCCGGAGTAG
- a CDS encoding LysM domain-containing protein: MRYFFLTACLTLSAALTAQAQQLPETPAPAPLSEDSVKAMSGIVQRGVRQLHDIYYEPSDAQAVKRIEAALQEIPALNQRLKSYTTSLPREQQLQLAQRLRQQPWQVELQTLLRSPQFQGFNARAAKNPALKSAADRLQTAGFIGAPKPAAPAAPAVAAASPVPAPAAAPTRPAAAPAAPSPAPHPATGPAASAAPAATTVAPKAATSLKKHTVQKGETLFSIARQYGVKAAQLQAWNAKSDDGVKIGEVLTVEAAR; encoded by the coding sequence ATGCGTTATTTCTTTCTTACTGCCTGCCTGACCTTGAGTGCGGCGCTGACCGCTCAGGCTCAACAGTTGCCCGAAACTCCTGCCCCGGCCCCGCTGTCGGAAGACTCGGTGAAGGCTATGTCGGGCATCGTGCAGCGCGGCGTGCGGCAGCTGCACGACATCTACTACGAGCCCAGCGACGCCCAGGCGGTGAAGCGCATTGAAGCGGCTTTGCAGGAAATTCCGGCGCTCAATCAGCGGCTGAAGAGCTATACTACCAGCCTGCCCCGCGAACAGCAGCTGCAGCTGGCTCAGCGGCTGCGCCAGCAGCCCTGGCAGGTGGAGTTGCAAACTCTGCTGCGCAGCCCGCAGTTTCAGGGTTTCAATGCCCGCGCCGCCAAAAACCCGGCGCTGAAGTCGGCCGCCGACCGGCTGCAGACGGCCGGCTTCATCGGGGCCCCGAAGCCGGCTGCCCCTGCCGCGCCAGCTGTTGCGGCAGCCAGCCCGGTTCCGGCACCAGCTGCCGCTCCCACGCGCCCGGCAGCTGCTCCTGCGGCTCCCTCCCCTGCTCCGCACCCGGCTACGGGGCCAGCCGCTTCTGCTGCGCCCGCGGCGACTACCGTAGCGCCCAAGGCTGCGACTTCCCTGAAAAAACACACCGTTCAGAAAGGGGAAACGCTGTTTAGCATTGCCAGGCAATACGGCGTGAAGGCCGCCCAGCTGCAAGCTTGGAACGCCAAGTCGGATGATGGTGTAAAAATCGGGGAAGTGCTGACCGTGGAGGCCGCCCGCTAA
- a CDS encoding LysM peptidoglycan-binding domain-containing protein yields MKRLVLFLLCVLPLVAGAQSVSVPAELAFAGLKLRLTPGGRTALQQKVDALRRHNASFQARVALADAYFPIIDRVLQEKGVPLDFHFLAIQESGLQGDAQSIHDAVGYWQFKRESAQDYGLVMNDVVDERKHITASTRAAAQYLTRSNQQYRNWLSALLTYNLGATGAKPYTLPTDVGATRMDISEQTHPYILTFLAHKVAYEPACGLNPKPALLLQEFPAAPGQSLAAVAATLHASPEEVARHNRWLLAGTAVPTDRAYTLVVPITDPLQLTALAGQQKEAATALVHAPKPDPENVEFVRVNGLRALVALPGDTKETLAKRANLKVRRLMQYNDLFAFDNIVPGQAYFVQRKRDKADVEYHVAQAGESVATVSQKYGVRAKAIWHKNRMARNEELKSGRLLWLQHTRPREVAVEYLPVNNPAALAAFERPHGAATPVPKPAAAKPAPAAKPAPSRPAEADVYAGRTAAGQRILDDNENAEEEDSVKRKGLGRLLKKPAARPASASTETPPTAAQPEPAATEAAPVAAATSAPTTPAKAVYTGRPAAQPASTPVADEPRQPASEPTVAQAPATASPAAPATAAASPVAAAPTKPTTPASSPVTAAPVQTTPTQIPSAPAPTAAVPASTASAPVATAASATSAVPATAVEPIPANGLHVVQPKETLYGVARRYNLRPADLIAWNALPASPALRIGQSLRVTAPAEVAPAAAAAEAAATPEAEPIKHTVAAKESMYSIARKYGVTVQQLQEWNNKADASLKLGEVLLIKAAK; encoded by the coding sequence ATGAAACGACTAGTACTTTTCCTGCTTTGCGTGCTGCCGTTGGTAGCCGGCGCGCAGAGTGTTTCGGTGCCCGCCGAGCTGGCTTTTGCCGGCCTGAAGCTGCGCCTTACCCCCGGTGGCCGCACGGCGCTGCAGCAGAAAGTAGACGCGCTGCGTCGCCATAATGCTTCCTTCCAGGCCCGCGTAGCACTGGCCGATGCCTACTTCCCTATCATCGACCGGGTGCTACAGGAGAAAGGCGTGCCGCTGGATTTCCACTTCCTGGCCATTCAGGAAAGCGGCCTGCAGGGCGACGCGCAGAGCATTCACGATGCCGTGGGCTACTGGCAGTTCAAGCGCGAATCGGCCCAGGACTATGGTCTGGTGATGAACGACGTGGTAGATGAGCGGAAGCACATTACGGCCTCTACCCGGGCGGCCGCGCAGTACCTCACGCGCAGCAACCAGCAGTACCGCAACTGGCTTAGTGCCCTGCTCACCTACAACCTGGGCGCTACCGGCGCCAAACCCTACACCCTGCCCACCGATGTCGGCGCTACCCGCATGGATATTTCGGAGCAGACGCACCCGTACATTCTCACGTTTCTGGCTCACAAGGTAGCCTACGAGCCCGCCTGCGGCCTCAACCCCAAGCCGGCACTGCTGCTCCAGGAGTTTCCGGCGGCGCCCGGTCAGTCGTTAGCGGCGGTGGCGGCCACGCTGCACGCCAGCCCCGAGGAAGTGGCCCGCCACAACCGCTGGCTGCTGGCCGGCACCGCCGTACCCACTGACCGCGCCTACACCCTGGTAGTACCCATCACCGACCCGCTGCAGCTCACGGCCCTAGCCGGCCAGCAGAAAGAAGCCGCTACGGCCCTGGTGCATGCTCCCAAACCTGACCCTGAAAACGTGGAGTTTGTGCGCGTGAACGGCCTGCGCGCCTTAGTAGCTTTGCCCGGCGACACCAAGGAAACCCTGGCCAAGCGCGCCAACCTGAAAGTGCGCCGCTTGATGCAGTACAACGACCTGTTCGCCTTCGACAACATCGTACCCGGTCAGGCCTACTTCGTGCAGAGAAAGCGCGACAAGGCCGATGTGGAGTACCACGTAGCCCAGGCGGGTGAAAGTGTGGCCACGGTGTCGCAGAAATATGGGGTGCGCGCCAAGGCCATCTGGCACAAAAACCGCATGGCCCGCAACGAGGAACTCAAGTCAGGCCGACTGCTATGGCTCCAGCACACCCGTCCCCGGGAAGTAGCCGTGGAATATCTACCCGTAAACAACCCCGCCGCGCTGGCCGCCTTCGAGCGTCCCCACGGTGCTGCTACCCCGGTGCCCAAGCCAGCCGCTGCTAAACCCGCTCCGGCTGCCAAGCCCGCGCCGAGCCGGCCCGCGGAAGCCGATGTATATGCCGGGCGCACGGCCGCCGGCCAGCGCATCCTCGACGACAATGAAAATGCCGAAGAAGAAGACAGCGTAAAGCGCAAAGGCCTGGGTCGTTTGCTGAAAAAGCCTGCTGCCCGCCCTGCGTCGGCCTCTACCGAAACTCCGCCCACCGCAGCCCAGCCGGAGCCGGCCGCCACTGAGGCTGCCCCGGTAGCAGCCGCTACCTCTGCTCCGACCACTCCGGCAAAAGCGGTATACACCGGGCGCCCGGCCGCGCAGCCCGCTTCCACGCCCGTGGCCGACGAGCCCCGGCAGCCCGCCTCCGAGCCAACCGTGGCTCAGGCGCCGGCCACCGCTTCTCCGGCTGCTCCGGCAACTGCAGCAGCCTCGCCTGTAGCCGCCGCGCCAACGAAACCAACTACCCCAGCTTCCAGCCCCGTTACAGCGGCTCCGGTGCAAACAACGCCGACACAAATACCATCGGCACCCGCACCAACGGCCGCAGTTCCGGCCTCAACGGCGTCCGCACCCGTTGCCACTGCTGCCTCGGCCACTTCCGCTGTACCAGCAACGGCAGTAGAGCCGATTCCGGCCAACGGCCTGCATGTGGTGCAGCCCAAGGAAACTTTGTATGGGGTGGCCCGCCGCTACAACCTACGCCCCGCCGACCTTATTGCCTGGAACGCTCTGCCTGCCAGCCCGGCCCTGCGCATTGGGCAGTCGTTGCGGGTGACGGCGCCGGCAGAAGTTGCTCCAGCTGCCGCAGCTGCCGAAGCGGCTGCTACCCCGGAAGCCGAGCCCATCAAGCACACGGTAGCGGCCAAGGAGTCGATGTACAGCATTGCCCGCAAGTACGGCGTGACAGTACAGCAGCTCCAGGAATGGAACAATAAAGCCGACGCCAGCCTGAAGCTGGGGGAAGTCCTGCTCATCAAAGCCGCCAAGTAA
- a CDS encoding YDG/SRA domain-containing protein: MTKQPIIIFGEIPGVAPGYEFENRLALWGAGVHRQTQAGISARRGVGAESIVLSGAYEDDEDYGNVIIYTGKGSRSQETGQQVAHQVLAGANLELARNQSTGLPVRVIRKIKEPGATFYRYSGLYRVASFWRAVGKSGFEVWRFRLEALAPLLVAEETAAAAPTLFNSAQEPAAAYDSALRRETTVLRIVRDTAVSRLVKELHDFRCQVCGLRLEGPVGPYAEAAHIKPVGVPHHGPDTLSNVLCLCPNHHVLFDLGSFAINDDFSLLGLAGQLRTVDTHRIDSQFLQYHQAHLYHSSPI; encoded by the coding sequence ATGACGAAGCAGCCGATTATCATTTTTGGAGAAATACCCGGGGTAGCACCCGGGTATGAATTCGAAAATCGGCTGGCGTTATGGGGGGCCGGCGTTCATCGACAAACCCAGGCCGGCATCAGCGCCCGGCGCGGCGTAGGTGCCGAATCTATTGTACTGTCGGGGGCCTATGAGGATGATGAGGACTATGGCAACGTCATTATCTACACGGGCAAAGGCAGCCGCAGCCAGGAAACCGGACAACAGGTGGCACACCAGGTTTTGGCGGGAGCCAACCTGGAGCTGGCCCGTAATCAATCTACCGGGCTGCCTGTCAGAGTCATTCGAAAGATAAAAGAGCCGGGCGCAACGTTTTACCGCTACAGCGGCCTCTACCGGGTAGCCAGCTTTTGGCGGGCGGTCGGCAAATCCGGTTTTGAGGTGTGGCGCTTTCGGCTGGAAGCACTGGCCCCGCTGCTAGTAGCAGAGGAAACAGCCGCCGCTGCCCCTACCTTATTTAATTCCGCCCAGGAACCAGCGGCGGCTTATGATTCGGCGCTGCGCCGCGAAACCACGGTCTTGCGAATCGTGCGGGATACGGCCGTTAGCCGCTTGGTTAAGGAGCTCCACGACTTTCGGTGCCAGGTCTGCGGCCTGCGGCTGGAAGGCCCGGTTGGCCCCTATGCTGAGGCGGCACATATTAAGCCCGTGGGCGTCCCGCACCACGGCCCCGATACTTTGAGCAATGTGTTGTGCCTATGCCCGAACCACCACGTTTTGTTTGACTTGGGCAGCTTTGCTATCAATGACGACTTTTCCCTGCTGGGGCTAGCTGGCCAGCTGCGCACCGTGGATACTCATAGGATAGACAGCCAGTTCCTGCAGTACCATCAAGCTCACTTATATCACTCCTCCCCTATCTGA
- a CDS encoding TonB-dependent receptor yields the protein MQKALFLSIFLVFSSFTSLLAQTTTVRGRVLDGKDQSPLIGANVVLTRQPGAQKLGTAVDTEGNFVISEVPAGTYQLTISFLGYQNVERTLEVTDETLEVGAVALQAGGVQLKGVEVTGRAPAAIQKGDTAQYDSRAFKTNPDANAQDLITKMPGVTVDANGKVQAQGEQVQRVLVDGKEFFGNDPDAVLRNIPAEVIDKIQVYDRASDQSQFTGFDDGNQQKTINIITKPSFRNGQFGRVVAGYGPDKDGGKYRINGNINSFKDKRRISVLALSNNVNEQNFGTEDLLGVVGNSRQGGGGRGGRGGGPGGNQGGGGGGNNSGDFLVNQNNGISRTHALGINYSNSFGAKTEVQGSYFFNLSNNNLLSTTARSYTADELRYNEDSRGSSRNINNRFNLRLEHKFDSLNSLLWRPTLSVQRNTSNSTLEGLLFKDFAEASASDSTQSTNNSAYRSAQTGINFANSLLYRHRFLKRGRTFSLGLNVGYNRRNGSNYLTSRSADFTSDPVAESLTDQYSRLDQTGWSWRADANYTEPLNQFSQLQFSYNASYAPNDSDKRTYNFDTNTGRYTAFNDSLSNVFTSRYLTQSGGLSYRFNNKEFQWSVGADVQYASLRNQQDFPRDTRISRDFLNVLPNAMLRYNFSKQQNLRLTYRMRTSNPSISQLQEVVNNSNPLQITIGNAALEQEFQHNVFVRYSAAQPENSRSFFALLGGSYTDNYITNATRIVREPTSIGGVVVPAGGQITQPINLNQQYSLRSALTYGMPITVLKSNLNLNASATYQQTPGFVNDQLNYNRTPAFGFGAALSSNISPELDFTLSSNSTQTYVRNSLGTQVNSRYFRQNTTLRFSWIITKGITLKSDVNHVSYSGLSAGYNQNFVLWNASLGKKLFAKQQGELQVYAFDLLGQNNSIQRNILPAYTEDVRTNILQRYLMLAFTYNLRAFGPAGSRDDAPDTGRPQRGNRPDGPGGVPGGGAGGVGGPPPGGGPR from the coding sequence ATGCAAAAAGCTCTTTTCCTTAGTATTTTCCTTGTTTTCAGCTCTTTCACCAGCCTGTTGGCCCAGACCACCACGGTGCGCGGCCGCGTGCTGGACGGCAAAGACCAGTCGCCGCTGATTGGGGCCAACGTGGTGCTCACGCGCCAGCCCGGCGCCCAGAAGCTGGGCACGGCCGTAGATACCGAAGGTAACTTTGTGATTAGCGAGGTGCCCGCCGGCACTTACCAGCTTACCATTTCCTTTTTGGGCTACCAAAACGTGGAGCGCACGTTGGAAGTCACCGATGAGACCCTGGAGGTAGGCGCCGTGGCCCTACAGGCCGGAGGCGTGCAGCTGAAAGGGGTAGAAGTAACGGGCCGCGCCCCCGCCGCTATACAGAAGGGCGACACAGCCCAGTACGATTCCCGCGCCTTCAAAACCAACCCCGACGCCAACGCCCAGGACCTGATTACCAAGATGCCCGGTGTGACGGTAGATGCCAACGGCAAGGTGCAGGCCCAGGGCGAGCAGGTGCAGCGCGTGCTGGTGGATGGCAAGGAGTTTTTTGGCAACGACCCCGACGCCGTGCTCCGAAACATTCCGGCCGAGGTGATTGACAAGATTCAGGTGTATGACCGCGCCTCCGACCAAAGCCAGTTCACAGGCTTCGACGACGGCAACCAGCAGAAAACCATCAACATCATCACCAAGCCTTCCTTCCGCAACGGGCAGTTTGGGCGCGTGGTGGCCGGCTACGGTCCTGATAAGGATGGCGGCAAGTACCGCATCAACGGCAACATCAATTCCTTTAAAGACAAGCGGCGGATTTCGGTGCTGGCCTTGTCCAACAACGTCAACGAGCAGAACTTCGGCACCGAGGATTTGCTGGGTGTGGTGGGCAACTCGCGCCAGGGCGGCGGTGGGCGCGGCGGCCGCGGTGGCGGACCGGGCGGAAACCAGGGCGGTGGCGGCGGCGGCAACAACTCCGGCGACTTCCTGGTAAACCAGAACAACGGTATTTCGCGCACCCACGCGCTGGGCATCAACTACTCCAACTCCTTCGGCGCCAAAACCGAGGTGCAGGGCAGCTACTTCTTCAACCTTTCCAACAACAACCTGCTCAGCACCACGGCCCGCAGCTACACCGCCGACGAGCTGCGCTACAACGAGGACTCGCGCGGGAGCAGCCGCAACATCAACAACCGCTTCAACCTGCGCCTGGAGCACAAGTTCGACTCGCTGAACTCCCTGCTCTGGCGGCCCACGCTCTCGGTGCAGCGCAACACCAGCAACAGCACGCTGGAAGGGCTGCTGTTCAAGGATTTTGCCGAAGCCAGCGCTTCTGACAGTACCCAGAGCACCAACAACAGCGCCTACCGCTCGGCCCAGACGGGTATCAACTTCGCCAATTCCCTGCTCTACCGGCACCGCTTCCTGAAGCGCGGGCGCACCTTTTCTCTGGGCCTGAACGTGGGCTACAACCGCCGCAACGGCAGCAACTACCTCACCAGCCGCAGCGCCGACTTTACCTCCGATCCGGTGGCGGAAAGCCTGACCGACCAGTACTCGCGCCTGGATCAGACGGGCTGGAGCTGGCGCGCCGATGCGAACTATACCGAGCCGCTCAACCAGTTCAGCCAGCTGCAGTTCAGCTACAATGCCTCCTATGCCCCCAACGATTCCGACAAGCGCACCTACAACTTCGATACCAACACAGGCCGTTATACCGCCTTCAACGACAGCCTGAGCAACGTTTTCACCAGCCGCTACCTTACCCAGAGCGGGGGCCTGAGCTACCGCTTCAACAACAAGGAATTTCAGTGGAGTGTGGGCGCCGACGTGCAGTATGCCTCCCTGCGCAACCAGCAGGACTTCCCGCGGGACACCCGCATCAGCCGCGACTTTCTGAACGTGCTGCCCAACGCCATGCTGCGCTACAACTTCTCGAAGCAGCAGAACCTGCGCCTGACCTACCGCATGCGTACCAGCAACCCCAGCATCAGCCAGCTGCAGGAAGTGGTAAACAACTCCAATCCGCTGCAGATTACCATCGGCAATGCGGCCCTGGAGCAGGAGTTTCAGCACAACGTGTTCGTGCGCTACTCGGCGGCCCAGCCCGAAAACTCCCGCTCGTTTTTCGCGCTCCTAGGCGGCTCCTATACCGATAACTACATCACCAACGCCACGCGCATCGTGCGGGAGCCTACCAGCATCGGAGGCGTGGTGGTGCCGGCCGGGGGCCAGATCACCCAGCCCATCAACCTCAACCAGCAATATTCTCTTCGCTCGGCCCTCACTTATGGCATGCCCATCACGGTGCTGAAGTCGAACCTAAACCTGAACGCTTCGGCCACCTACCAGCAAACGCCCGGGTTCGTAAACGACCAGTTGAACTACAACCGCACGCCGGCCTTTGGCTTTGGGGCCGCCCTCAGCAGCAACATCAGCCCGGAGCTGGACTTCACACTGTCCTCGAACTCCACCCAAACGTACGTGCGCAACTCCCTGGGCACCCAGGTAAACAGCCGCTACTTCCGCCAGAACACCACGCTGCGCTTTAGCTGGATTATCACCAAGGGCATCACGCTCAAGTCGGACGTGAACCACGTGTCGTACTCGGGCCTCTCGGCGGGCTACAACCAGAACTTTGTGCTCTGGAACGCCAGCCTGGGCAAGAAGCTGTTTGCCAAGCAGCAGGGCGAGCTGCAGGTGTACGCTTTCGACTTGCTGGGCCAGAACAACAGCATCCAGCGCAACATTCTGCCGGCCTATACTGAGGACGTGCGCACCAACATTCTGCAGCGCTACCTGATGCTGGCCTTCACTTACAACCTGCGCGCCTTCGGCCCGGCCGGCAGCCGCGACGACGCTCCGGATACCGGCCGGCCGCAGCGCGGCAACCGGCCTGATGGTCCCGGCGGCGTTCCAGGTGGTGGCGCCGGCGGCGTGGGTGGTCCGCCGCCCGGTGGTGGCCCGCGGTAA
- a CDS encoding O-methyltransferase, whose protein sequence is MYSADDAQLYADCHTSPESPLLARLNRETHVQLLHARMLSGHAQGRLLSMLSHMVRPRRVLELGTFTGYSALCLAEGLAEGGELHTVEQNPELESRIRRYVAEAEAGLSEQIHLHIGDARQILPALTETWDLVFIDADKINNDTYYELVLPQVRPGGFLLIDNVLWGGKVLDDYPVKPADKDTHAVRAFNAKVQADARVENVLLPLRDGLLLVRKC, encoded by the coding sequence ATGTACTCCGCCGACGACGCCCAGCTTTACGCCGACTGCCATACTTCCCCGGAAAGCCCGCTGCTGGCCCGCCTCAACCGCGAAACTCATGTGCAACTGCTGCACGCGCGCATGCTCTCGGGCCATGCGCAGGGGCGGCTGCTGAGTATGCTCAGCCACATGGTACGGCCGCGGCGGGTGCTGGAGCTGGGCACGTTCACGGGCTACTCGGCGCTGTGCCTGGCCGAAGGGCTGGCAGAAGGCGGCGAGCTGCACACCGTGGAGCAGAACCCCGAGCTGGAAAGCCGCATCCGGCGCTACGTAGCCGAAGCCGAAGCCGGGCTTTCTGAGCAGATTCACCTGCACATCGGCGACGCCCGCCAGATTCTGCCCGCGCTGACCGAAACCTGGGACCTGGTGTTTATTGATGCTGACAAAATCAACAACGACACCTACTATGAGCTGGTGCTGCCTCAGGTGCGCCCCGGCGGCTTCCTGCTCATCGACAACGTGCTGTGGGGCGGCAAGGTGCTGGACGATTACCCCGTGAAGCCCGCCGACAAAGACACCCACGCCGTGCGCGCCTTCAATGCCAAGGTGCAGGCCGATGCGCGGGTGGAAAACGTGCTGCTGCCCCTGCGCGACGGGCTGCTGCTGGTACGCAAGTGCTAA